Proteins from a genomic interval of Halomonas alkaliantarctica:
- a CDS encoding RNA methyltransferase — protein sequence MLERIRIVLIGTSHPGNIGGVARAMHNMGLADLALVAPRCEVITQDSISRASGADHLLHQAKVHATLEEAVADCTLAVGASARSRTLPWPMLSPRELADRLPAECEPEGAHVALVFGREDSGLTNAELQRCHAHVHIPTNVDFSSLNLAAAVQVLAYECRMAWLSQADGQADAPTAVASDDDELATHAELERYFEHLERTLIGIDFHDPDQPRQLMARLRRLYLRARPERMEMNILRGILSATEKAANTKPPKP from the coding sequence ATGCTTGAGCGCATTCGCATTGTTCTTATCGGCACCAGCCATCCCGGCAATATCGGCGGCGTGGCACGCGCCATGCACAATATGGGCTTGGCCGATTTGGCCCTTGTCGCCCCCCGCTGTGAAGTGATTACCCAGGACAGCATTTCCCGCGCCTCCGGCGCCGATCACCTGCTTCACCAAGCCAAGGTTCACGCCACTCTTGAAGAAGCGGTAGCTGATTGCACCCTGGCCGTGGGTGCCAGTGCACGTTCACGCACTCTGCCCTGGCCGATGCTCTCACCACGGGAGTTAGCTGACCGGCTGCCCGCTGAGTGCGAGCCGGAAGGCGCTCACGTGGCGCTGGTATTCGGTCGCGAGGACAGCGGCCTGACGAACGCCGAATTGCAACGCTGCCACGCCCACGTGCATATTCCGACCAATGTTGACTTTAGCTCGCTCAATTTGGCCGCAGCGGTTCAGGTGCTTGCCTATGAGTGTCGTATGGCATGGCTAAGCCAAGCAGATGGCCAAGCTGATGCGCCCACAGCCGTAGCAAGTGATGACGATGAGCTGGCAACGCATGCCGAACTTGAGCGCTACTTCGAGCATTTAGAGCGCACGCTGATTGGCATCGATTTCCACGACCCTGATCAGCCACGACAGCTAATGGCGAGACTGCGCCGCCTGTACCTGCGCGCACGCCCAGAGCGTATGGAGATGAATATTTTGCGTGGAATTCTGTCGGCCACTGAAAAGGCTGCCAACACCAAGCCACCCAAGCCGTAA